Genomic DNA from Acidimicrobiales bacterium:
GGTGCGCCGTAGGCCGGGGCACCGGTCTGAGGTGTGTCCATCGGCGCGCCGGGGGCGGCCGGCGGCGGAAAGCCGGGTGGAGGAGCGGCGTTTGGATCGAACGGCTGACTCATCGAGTGAAAACACTATGGGTTTTGCTGCGGTGTTGTGCCTCGCTGACGAATGTGGTCCGCTGATGACATGAGCCGATCGACGACGCAGCGCCTGCTGACGCGGAAGGTGCGCGGCGATGAGGCGAGGCTCGTCCCCGACGATCTCATCGTCGAGGAACCGCTCAGCATCGAACTCGACGGCTCGCTCGTTGCCAGCACGATGCGAACGCCCGGCAACGACTTCGAACTGGCGGCAGGGTTCTGTTTCACCGAGGGTCTGGTCGGCCCCGGCGACGTACAGACGATCCGCTACTGCGGAGGTGGGTCGGCGGTGGCCACCGAGTTCAACGTCGTCACGGTCGAGACGGGTCGCTCGAGCGCGGTCGCGACGGACGACGCCAGCTCGGCCCGCCGAGGGCTGGTGTCGTCATCGTGTGGGCTGTGCGGCAGCGACGCCATCCACGAGCTGGCCGACCGCATCGGCCCGCTGCCGGAGCACGAGCCGTGGGACCGTGACCTGCTGCTGAGCCTGCCGGCGCAGGTGAAAGGGCACCAGCCGCTCCACGACGCCACCGGAGCAGTGCACCTGGCCGCAGCAGTCGACCGGTCCGGCGCCGTGGTCGTGGCTCGCGAGGACATCGGCCGTCACAACGCCGTCGACAAGGTGATCGGTCGGCTGCTGCTCGATCGAGCGCTGCCGGCGAGCGATCTGGCCCTGTTCGTATCGAGCCGAGCGTCGTTCGAGATGGTGCAGAAGGCGTGGGCCGGCGGGTTCACGGCCCTGGTCGCGGTGTCGGGACCGTCGGCGCTCGCCGTGCAGTCTGCCCGCCGGGCCGGCATGACCCTGGCCGGCTTCGCC
This window encodes:
- the fdhD gene encoding formate dehydrogenase accessory sulfurtransferase FdhD, whose protein sequence is MSRSTTQRLLTRKVRGDEARLVPDDLIVEEPLSIELDGSLVASTMRTPGNDFELAAGFCFTEGLVGPGDVQTIRYCGGGSAVATEFNVVTVETGRSSAVATDDASSARRGLVSSSCGLCGSDAIHELADRIGPLPEHEPWDRDLLLSLPAQVKGHQPLHDATGAVHLAAAVDRSGAVVVAREDIGRHNAVDKVIGRLLLDRALPASDLALFVSSRASFEMVQKAWAGGFTALVAVSGPSALAVQSARRAGMTLAGFAREGRANFYSPDGA